The sequence GGATGCTGGCGACGATGACCACCTTGGTCGATTCCACCAGTTCCTGCCGGGTGGGCCAGTTGACCCGCTTCAGTTCCTCCCGGGCTTCCTTTATGAATCCGATCAGTTTGTTCACTCTTCTTCCGCTCTCTTCCCTCGTTTGCTCGCCGCGGCGCTCCCTCCGGCCGGGGCCGGGGCGGCGTCCCCGCG is a genomic window of bacterium containing:
- the secE gene encoding preprotein translocase subunit SecE is translated as MNKLIGFIKEAREELKRVNWPTRQELVESTKVVIVASILLAVFIGVLDFILTKAIKLFIG